A region from the Desulfosoma sp. genome encodes:
- a CDS encoding OmpH family outer membrane protein, protein MKHRLFTAMLCLLAFSAWTTPSHGADLKIGYFDLQAVLERSQWGQEVKKEFNAKKSQLEAEVQAKAKEFQESRESYEKQIKMMDEKSKKQKAEELRKMQMEGEKLLMESNAELNKLSQQLSKPLIDKVMDIVQNIGKKEKYDYIFEVQKAGLVYANEKTDLTQTIIKELDMAKR, encoded by the coding sequence ATGAAACATCGTCTGTTCACCGCCATGTTGTGCTTGCTTGCCTTTTCTGCATGGACCACACCTTCCCACGGGGCGGATCTCAAAATCGGATACTTCGACCTGCAAGCCGTTTTGGAACGTTCCCAGTGGGGCCAGGAAGTGAAAAAGGAATTCAACGCCAAAAAGAGCCAATTGGAAGCCGAAGTGCAAGCCAAGGCAAAAGAATTCCAGGAATCGAGAGAATCCTATGAAAAACAAATAAAGATGATGGATGAGAAGTCCAAGAAACAGAAAGCCGAAGAACTTCGCAAGATGCAGATGGAAGGTGAAAAGCTGCTCATGGAAAGCAATGCGGAGCTTAACAAACTCTCCCAGCAACTGAGCAAGCCTCTCATCGATAAGGTTATGGACATTGTCCAGAACATCGGCAAGAAAGAAAAATACGATTACATATTTGAAGTGCAAAAAGCTGGTTTGGTGTACGCGAATGAAAAGACGGACTTGACGCAAACCATCATCAAAGAACTGGACATGGCGAAGCGCTAG
- the lpxD gene encoding UDP-3-O-(3-hydroxymyristoyl)glucosamine N-acyltransferase, with the protein MKRPCGVDKKGYRLSEIAHLLQVPFKGDGDVWIDGVGPLEAAGPTHLTFLANPKYKAKLQGSRAAAVIVDPNLEDIGRPVLLSRNPYWTMAKAAQLFYNPPALDPGIHPSALVSPEALVHPEAAIGPWVHVGPGSCVGPGTRLYGHTYVGANVTIGQQCLIYPHVTILDGCRLGNRVIVHSGTVIGSDGFGFAQDAEGRSTKIPQMGIVQIDDDVEIGANCAVDRATFGRTWIQEGVKIDNLVQIAHNVTIGQHSIIVAQVGIAGSTTLGSHVVLGGQAGIAGHLTVGDRVRIGAKSAISHSVEPGQDLLGIPAMPHKQWLRHYAAWLRLPRWQQELASLKERVRFLEEALTRTRNPTEDASHGNEC; encoded by the coding sequence ATGAAAAGGCCCTGTGGCGTGGACAAAAAAGGTTATCGGCTCTCGGAAATCGCGCATCTTCTTCAAGTACCCTTCAAGGGAGACGGGGATGTGTGGATTGACGGCGTCGGCCCTCTGGAAGCGGCTGGCCCGACGCATCTTACCTTTTTGGCGAATCCTAAATATAAGGCTAAACTGCAAGGAAGCCGCGCCGCCGCGGTCATCGTGGATCCAAACTTGGAAGACATCGGGCGTCCTGTCTTGCTGTCCCGGAACCCGTATTGGACGATGGCCAAAGCCGCCCAGCTCTTTTACAATCCCCCTGCTCTGGATCCCGGCATTCATCCCAGTGCTTTGGTTTCCCCGGAAGCGCTGGTGCATCCTGAGGCCGCCATCGGTCCCTGGGTGCATGTGGGGCCCGGCTCTTGCGTAGGTCCCGGGACCCGCCTCTATGGGCATACCTACGTGGGAGCCAACGTGACTATTGGGCAGCAATGTCTGATCTACCCTCATGTGACCATTCTCGACGGATGCCGACTGGGGAATCGAGTCATCGTTCATTCGGGAACGGTCATCGGAAGTGACGGTTTCGGATTCGCCCAGGACGCTGAGGGGCGTTCCACAAAGATTCCTCAGATGGGTATCGTTCAAATCGACGACGATGTGGAAATCGGAGCCAATTGCGCCGTGGATCGAGCCACCTTTGGACGCACCTGGATTCAGGAAGGTGTCAAGATCGATAATCTGGTGCAGATCGCCCATAATGTCACCATCGGTCAGCACAGTATCATTGTGGCTCAAGTTGGCATCGCCGGCAGTACCACACTTGGAAGTCACGTGGTTTTAGGAGGTCAAGCCGGCATTGCGGGGCATCTTACCGTCGGTGACCGTGTCCGCATCGGAGCCAAATCCGCCATTTCCCATTCAGTGGAACCCGGCCAGGATCTTCTGGGTATTCCCGCCATGCCGCACAAACAGTGGCTTCGTCATTACGCGGCATGGTTGAGATTGCCTCGATGGCAGCAAGAACTGGCATCGCTTAAAGAACGTGTGCGTTTTTTGGAAGAAGCCTTGACGAGAACCCGGAACCCAACCGAGGACGCGAGCCATGGAAATGAATGCTGA
- the fabZ gene encoding 3-hydroxyacyl-ACP dehydratase FabZ encodes MEMNAEEILRKLPHRYPFLLVDRILEMGDEEITGLKNVTINEPFFQGHFPGHPVMPGVLIMEALAQTGGVLAFALGEVGSGGPVYFMGMDKVRFRRPVRPGDQLILKMKLLRRKGPVFKMKGEAYVGDELAAEGELLATIEP; translated from the coding sequence ATGGAAATGAATGCTGAAGAAATCCTCAGGAAATTGCCCCATCGATACCCTTTTCTCCTGGTGGATCGCATTCTGGAAATGGGCGACGAAGAGATCACGGGGCTGAAAAACGTCACCATCAATGAACCCTTCTTTCAAGGACATTTTCCAGGCCATCCTGTCATGCCCGGCGTGCTCATCATGGAAGCCCTGGCGCAAACGGGGGGTGTTCTGGCTTTCGCACTCGGAGAGGTGGGCTCTGGGGGCCCCGTGTATTTCATGGGTATGGACAAGGTGCGGTTTCGTAGACCTGTTCGGCCCGGAGATCAATTGATTTTGAAAATGAAACTTTTACGACGCAAAGGTCCTGTGTTTAAGATGAAAGGGGAAGCCTACGTGGGCGATGAACTGGCAGCCGAAGGTGAACTGCTGGCAACCATTGAACCTTAG
- the lpxA gene encoding acyl-ACP--UDP-N-acetylglucosamine O-acyltransferase, which translates to MDIHPTALVDPKAELADDVTIGPYAVIGPHVRIGSGTSIGSHTVIDGWTEIGRNNRISSFVSVGFPPQDLKYKGSPTRLVIGDGNTIREYATIHRGTEHGGGVTQIGNYNLIMAYVHVAHDCILHNRVIMANAAMLAGHVIIEDDAVIGGLAAIHQFSRIGTHAYIGAKAGVKKDIPPYMLATGYPAKLYGPNLVGLKRKGFSSEAIHGLKKAYKIIFRSAMTLSEAMEEVRREVGNVVEVEILLRFIEGTQRGITR; encoded by the coding sequence ATGGACATTCATCCGACAGCTCTTGTCGATCCCAAGGCGGAACTGGCCGACGACGTGACGATTGGTCCCTACGCTGTCATCGGCCCTCATGTGCGGATCGGCTCCGGCACATCCATCGGCTCCCATACGGTTATCGACGGCTGGACCGAAATCGGTCGTAACAATCGCATCAGCTCTTTTGTCTCCGTGGGTTTTCCGCCCCAAGATCTGAAATACAAAGGAAGCCCCACCCGGCTCGTCATAGGAGACGGTAACACCATTCGAGAATACGCCACCATTCATCGGGGTACGGAACATGGCGGAGGCGTAACACAAATCGGCAATTACAATCTGATCATGGCCTACGTGCACGTGGCTCACGATTGCATTTTGCATAACCGAGTGATTATGGCCAACGCGGCTATGCTGGCGGGACATGTGATCATCGAAGACGATGCCGTCATCGGAGGTCTCGCGGCCATTCATCAATTTTCTCGAATCGGCACGCACGCTTATATTGGAGCCAAAGCCGGCGTCAAGAAAGATATTCCTCCGTACATGCTGGCTACTGGATATCCTGCGAAGCTTTACGGCCCTAACCTGGTAGGTTTGAAAAGAAAGGGCTTTTCCAGCGAAGCCATTCACGGGTTGAAAAAAGCTTACAAAATCATTTTTCGTAGCGCCATGACACTGTCGGAAGCTATGGAAGAAGTGCGCCGAGAAGTTGGCAACGTGGTGGAGGTGGAAATCCTTCTGCGATTTATCGAAGGCACTCAGAGAGGGATCACACGCTGA
- the lpxI gene encoding UDP-2,3-diacylglucosamine diphosphatase LpxI (LpxI, functionally equivalent to LpxH, replaces it in LPS biosynthesis in a minority of bacteria.) → MPNDTFIGLIAGGGQFPLLFAEGAKEAGYRVVAVGFDGETDPALATRVDSFHSLKLGQLNKLIRIFQKADIQRVAMAGSINKTRLYTKIRPDWRAFKLLAALRNKKDDHLLRALAAELEKEGIRVEPSTLFLPGLLAPEGLLTRRHLNAREQRDVIFGWEMAKAVGHLDIGQCLVVKDQAVLAVEGIDGTDETILRGGRLCREGAVVIKVSKPIQDLRFDVPAVGLQTIETMRSVKARVLVVEAGKTLIFDREKVVEAADRYGMSLVAISDPLATADAKTSKENASGSTTSETLRPLKPVAIIRHADPEALRTAVVGAGYLGTFHAEKYARLKEAHLVGVADIDGERAQALASRLGCAAYTDHRHLLGAVDAVSIVTPTPEHFTVARDFLEAGVHVLVEKPLTQSLEEAEELVRLSETKGVVLQVGHLERFNPAFKAVEPYIVNPLFLEAHRLALFNERGLEVDVILDLMIHDLDVVLHLVRSPVETFSASGVPVLTPLPDIANVRLEFRNGAVANLTASRISMKNMRRLRIFQENRYLVADYGNRRAFSFLKEAAADEEGYPEISSEELEVENRDPLEEEIRSFLEAVRSGTPPLVDGRQGLEAVRLALAVSRQICERMHRTRIQGIG, encoded by the coding sequence ATGCCAAACGATACTTTCATCGGACTTATTGCAGGGGGCGGGCAGTTTCCGCTCCTTTTTGCTGAAGGCGCCAAAGAAGCAGGCTACAGGGTGGTGGCCGTAGGGTTTGACGGAGAAACGGACCCGGCCCTTGCAACCCGCGTCGACTCTTTTCATAGCCTCAAACTGGGCCAGCTCAACAAGCTCATTCGCATTTTTCAAAAGGCGGACATTCAGCGGGTCGCTATGGCCGGATCCATCAACAAGACGCGGCTTTACACCAAGATTCGACCGGATTGGAGGGCCTTCAAGCTATTGGCGGCCTTGCGCAACAAGAAAGACGATCACCTTCTAAGGGCCCTGGCCGCGGAGTTGGAAAAGGAGGGGATTCGTGTTGAGCCCTCCACTCTGTTTCTTCCTGGGCTTCTGGCCCCTGAAGGATTGTTGACGCGGCGGCATCTCAACGCTCGAGAACAGCGAGATGTGATATTCGGGTGGGAAATGGCCAAGGCTGTGGGACACTTGGACATCGGTCAATGCTTGGTCGTTAAGGATCAGGCGGTGCTGGCCGTGGAGGGTATCGATGGAACAGACGAGACCATTCTTCGTGGAGGGCGTCTATGCCGAGAAGGAGCTGTGGTGATCAAGGTCAGCAAGCCTATTCAGGATTTGCGCTTTGATGTTCCCGCGGTCGGTCTACAGACCATTGAAACCATGCGTTCGGTCAAGGCCCGTGTTCTGGTGGTGGAAGCTGGTAAAACCTTGATCTTTGATCGAGAAAAGGTGGTGGAAGCCGCCGATCGTTATGGCATGAGCCTTGTGGCCATCTCTGACCCTCTAGCCACAGCGGATGCAAAAACTTCTAAGGAAAACGCCTCCGGTTCCACCACATCCGAAACCCTTCGGCCCCTTAAGCCTGTGGCGATCATTCGCCATGCCGATCCCGAAGCTCTGCGCACCGCTGTGGTGGGCGCAGGCTACCTCGGCACCTTTCATGCCGAAAAATACGCCCGTCTCAAGGAAGCTCATCTGGTCGGAGTGGCGGATATTGATGGGGAACGCGCGCAAGCCCTGGCTTCCAGGCTGGGTTGCGCGGCCTACACGGACCACCGGCATCTTTTAGGCGCCGTGGATGCCGTCAGTATTGTGACTCCAACGCCGGAACATTTCACCGTTGCCCGAGATTTCCTTGAAGCGGGCGTGCATGTCCTGGTGGAAAAACCTCTAACGCAATCCCTTGAAGAAGCCGAAGAATTGGTAAGGCTTTCGGAAACCAAGGGTGTGGTCCTTCAGGTGGGACACCTGGAAAGATTCAATCCCGCTTTCAAGGCCGTGGAACCCTATATTGTCAACCCCCTTTTCCTGGAGGCCCATCGGCTCGCTTTGTTCAACGAACGCGGCTTGGAAGTGGATGTGATCCTCGACCTTATGATTCACGACCTGGACGTGGTCCTGCATTTGGTGCGATCCCCTGTGGAAACCTTTTCGGCATCAGGTGTTCCTGTTCTGACACCCTTGCCGGACATCGCCAATGTGCGTTTGGAATTCCGTAACGGAGCCGTCGCCAATCTTACGGCCAGCCGTATTTCGATGAAAAACATGAGACGCCTTAGAATATTTCAGGAAAATCGATACCTTGTGGCCGACTATGGGAACCGCCGTGCCTTTTCGTTCCTTAAGGAAGCCGCTGCGGACGAAGAAGGCTATCCGGAGATTTCCTCGGAAGAATTGGAAGTGGAGAATCGGGACCCATTGGAGGAAGAGATTCGCTCTTTTCTGGAAGCTGTGAGATCGGGAACGCCTCCCCTTGTGGACGGCCGTCAGGGTCTGGAAGCGGTTCGGCTGGCTTTGGCCGTTTCTCGACAGATTTGTGAGCGCATGCACAGAACCCGCATCCAGGGTATAGGATGA
- the lpxB gene encoding lipid-A-disaccharide synthase produces the protein MKNLKVFVSAGEASGDLHGSRLVAALRKRNPSIHIDAMGGPQLAAAGAHLLVDYRDLALIGVLQVFPKIRVLYRALRDLRGYLRRERPHLVVLIDFPDFNFFLGRLARSLGLKVFYYISPQVWAWRSGRIRSLKRFVDAMAVILPFEEKFYQRWGMTVRFVGHPLVDEVRGVEDAETCHRLLGLNSKPVICLLPGSRSGEIKIFLPILLNAADRLRREFPSAEVVLPVAPGLDRNKVLSMVQEASMPIRLLFRDTYRAIRASDVALAVSGTVTLESALLGTPMVVVYKVSTLEYHVGRRVIRVPYIALPNLILERGVCPELIQQDACPERVAEEAMRLLKNPDCAAEQRRWFQRLADLLGEPGAADRAAALALELC, from the coding sequence ATGAAAAATTTGAAGGTTTTTGTCAGTGCCGGGGAAGCTTCCGGGGATCTGCATGGATCCAGGTTGGTGGCTGCCCTTCGAAAAAGAAATCCTTCCATACACATCGACGCCATGGGAGGACCGCAGCTGGCGGCGGCTGGAGCTCATCTATTGGTGGATTATCGAGATCTGGCGCTAATCGGCGTCCTGCAAGTTTTTCCAAAGATTCGAGTCTTATACCGTGCTTTGAGGGATCTTCGTGGGTACCTGCGACGAGAGCGTCCCCATCTGGTTGTTCTCATCGATTTTCCCGATTTCAATTTCTTTTTGGGGCGTTTAGCCCGCTCCCTCGGTCTCAAGGTGTTCTATTACATCAGCCCTCAGGTTTGGGCCTGGAGATCGGGAAGAATTCGATCCCTCAAACGCTTCGTCGATGCCATGGCGGTTATTTTACCCTTTGAAGAAAAATTTTACCAAAGATGGGGCATGACGGTGCGTTTTGTGGGACACCCTTTGGTAGATGAAGTTCGTGGCGTTGAAGACGCGGAGACCTGCCATCGTCTTTTGGGCCTTAATTCGAAGCCTGTCATCTGCCTTCTTCCCGGAAGCCGATCAGGTGAAATCAAGATCTTTCTGCCGATTCTTCTCAATGCCGCGGATCGCCTTCGAAGAGAGTTTCCATCCGCGGAGGTTGTCCTGCCTGTGGCTCCGGGTCTAGACCGCAACAAGGTCTTGTCCATGGTGCAGGAAGCTTCCATGCCGATAAGGTTGCTTTTTCGAGACACCTATCGGGCTATTCGCGCATCGGATGTGGCTTTGGCTGTTTCGGGAACGGTCACTTTGGAATCTGCTCTTTTGGGCACTCCCATGGTGGTCGTTTACAAGGTTTCAACCCTGGAATATCATGTGGGTCGGCGTGTAATTCGTGTGCCTTACATCGCATTGCCGAACCTTATTCTTGAGCGAGGCGTCTGCCCGGAACTCATTCAACAGGATGCGTGTCCGGAACGTGTCGCCGAAGAAGCAATGCGCCTGCTCAAAAACCCGGACTGTGCCGCCGAGCAGCGCCGATGGTTTCAACGTTTGGCCGATTTGTTGGGGGAACCTGGAGCGGCGGATCGGGCGGCAGCCCTGGCCTTGGAGTTATGCTGA